From Pongo pygmaeus isolate AG05252 chromosome 1, NHGRI_mPonPyg2-v2.0_pri, whole genome shotgun sequence, one genomic window encodes:
- the MAP7D1 gene encoding MAP7 domain-containing protein 1 isoform X7: protein MESGPRAELGAGAPPAVVIRTPPEPRPSPEGDPSPPPPPMSALVPDTPPDTPPAMKNATSSKQLPLEPESPSGQVGPRPAPPQEESPSSEAKSRGPTPPATGPRDARPPRRSSQPSPTAVPASNSPPIKQEVKKAGERHKLAKERREERAKYLAAKKAVWLEKEEKAKALREKQLQERRRRLEEQRLKAEQRRAALEERQRQKLEKNKERYEAAIQRSVKKTWAEIRQQRWSWAGALHHSSPGHKTNRSLQLSAWESSIVDRLMTPTLSFLARSRSAVTLPRNGRDQGRGCDPGRGPTWGRAGASLARGPQPDRTHPSAAVPVCPRSASASPLTPCSAPRSVHRCAPAGERGERRKPSAGGSPAQVRRRPEASPVQKKEKKDKERENEKEKSALARERSLKKRQSLPASPRARLSASTASELSPKSKARPSSPSTYWHRPASPCLSPGPGHTLPPKPPSPRGTTASPKGRVRRKEEAKESPSAAGPEDKSQSKRRASDEKESAAPASPAPSPAPSPTPAPPQKEQPPAETPTDAALLTSPPAPAPPVTPSKPMAGTTDREEATRLLAEKRRQAREQREREEQERRLQAERDKRMREEQLAREAEARAEREAEARRREEQEAREKAQAEQEEQERLQKQKEEAEARSREEAERQRLEREKHFQQQEQERQERRKRLEEIMKRTRKSEVSETKQKQDSKEANANGSSPEPVKAVEARSPGLQKEAVQKEEPTPQEPQWSLPSKELPGSLVNGLQPLPAHQENGFSTKGPSGDKSLSRTPEALLPFAEAEAFLKKAVVQSPQVTEVL from the exons CTGTGGTCATCAGGACGCCCCCAGAGCCAAGACCTTCTCCAGAAGGTGACCcttcccccccaccaccaccgATGTCAGCCCTGGTCCCCGACACTCCCCCGGACACCCCTCCTGCCATGAAGAATGCCACTAGCTCTAAGCAGCTCCCACTGGAACCAGAGAGCCCCTCAGGGCAGGTCGGGCCTAGGCCAGCCCCCCCGCAGGAAGAGTCCCCTTCCTCTGAAGCAAAGAGCAGAGGACCCACCCCACCAGCCACGGGCCCACGGGATGCCAGACCTCCTCGAAGGAGCAGCCAGCCATCTCCAACAGCAGTGCCAGCCTCCAACAGCCCTCCCATCAAGCAAG AGGTGAAGAAGGCAGGAGAGAGACACAAGCTGGCAAAGGAGCGGCGAGAAGAGCGGGCCAAGTACCTGG CGGCCAAGAAGGCAGTGTGGctggaaaaggaggagaaggcCAAGGCGCTGCGGGAGAAGCAGCTCCAGGAGCGCCGGCGCCGGCTGGAAGAGCAACGTCTTAAAGCCGAGCAACGCCGTGCAGCCCTGGAGGAACGGCAGCGGCAGAAGCTCGAGAAAAACAAG GAGCGCTATGAAGCAGCCATCCAACGGTCAGTGAAGAAGACGTGGGCCGAAATCCGGCAGCAGCGCTGGTCCTGGGCAGGGGCCCTGCACCACAGCTCTCCAGGACATAAGACCA ATCGCAGCCTGCAGCTGAGTGCATGGGAGAGCAGCATCGTGGATCGTCTGATGACGCCCACCCTCTCCTTCCTTGCTCGGAGTCGCAGCGCGGTCACACTGCCCCGCAATGGCCGGGACCAGGGTAGGGGCTGCGACCCTGGGAGAGGCCCCACGTGGGGCCGGGCAGGGGCCAGCCTGGCGCGCGGGCCGCAACCCGACCGCACTCATCCCTCTGCAGCCGTGCCGGTGTGCCCGCGCTCGGCCTCCGCCAGCCCCCTGACGCCGTGCAGCGCCCCCCGAAGCGTGCACCGCTGCGCCCCCGCCGGTGAGCGCGGGGAGCGCCGCAAGCCCAGCGCCGGGGGCAGCCCCGCTCAGGTGCGCCGCCGGCCGGAGGCCTCGCCG GtgcagaaaaaggagaagaaggacaAGGAGCGGGAAAACGAGAAGGAGAAGAGTGCCCTAGCCCGGGAGCGCAGCCTCAAGAAGCGCCAGTCGCTGCCTGCCTCCCCACGCGCCCGCCTCTCCGCCAGCACAGCCTCTGAGCTCAG CCCCAAATCCAAGGCCCGGCCATCCTCTCCCTCCACATACTGGCACAGGCCTgcctccccctgcctcagcccaggGCCAGGCCACACTCTGCCTCCAAAGCCACCGTCCCCGCGAGGCACCACTGCATCCCCCAAGGGGCGGGTTCGGAGGAAGGAGGAGGCAAAGGAGAGCCCCAGCGCCGCAGGGCCTGAGGACAAGAGCCAGAGCAAGCGCAGGGCCAGTGACGAGAAGGAGTCAGCAGCCCCAGCCTCACCGGCACCTTCGCCGGCGCCCTCGCCCACCCCAGCCCCGCCCCAGAAGGAGCAGCCCCCCGCGGAGACCCCTACAG ATGCTGCTCTCTTGacctcacccccagcccctgctccccCGGTGACCCCTAGCAAACCAATGGCCGGCACCACAGACCGAGAAGAAGCCACTCGGCTCTTGGCTGAGAAGCGGCGCCAGGCCCGGGAGCAGCGGGAGCGCGAGGAACAGGAGCGGAGGCTGCAGGCAGAAAGGGACAA GCGAATGCGAGAGGAGCAGCTGGCACGGGAGGCCGAGGCCCGGGCGGAGCGGGAGGCGGAGGCCCGGAGGCGGGAGGAGCAGGAGGCACGAGAGAAGGCGCAGGCCgagcaggaggagcaggagcGGCTGCAGAAGCAG AAAGAGGAGGCCGAAGCTCGGTCACGGGAAGAGGCGGAGCGGCAGCGTCTGGAGCGGGAAAAGCACTTccagcagcaggagcaggagcGGCAAGAGCGCAGAAAG CGTCTGGAGGAGATCATGAAGAGGACTCGGAAGTCAGAAGTTTCTGAAACCAAG CAGAAGCAGGACAGCAAGGAGGCCAATGCCAACGGTTCCAGCCCAG AGCCTGTGAAAGCTGTGGAGGCTCGGTCCCCAGGGCTGCAGAAGGAGGCTGTGCAGAAAGAGGAGCCCACCCCACAGGAGCCTCAGTGGAG TCTCCCAAGCAAGGAGTTGCCAGGGTCCCTGGTGAATGGCCTGCAGCCTCTCCCAGCACACCAGGAGAATGGCTTCTCCACCAAGGGACCCTCTGGGGACAAGAGTCTGAGCCGAACACCAGAGGCACTCCTGCCCTTTGCAGAGGCAGAAGCCTTCCTCAAGAAAGCTGTGGTGCAGTCCCCACAGGTCACAG AAGTCCTTTAA
- the MAP7D1 gene encoding MAP7 domain-containing protein 1 isoform X9 — protein sequence MESGPRAELGAGAPPAVVIRTPPEPRPSPEGDPSPPPPPMSALVPDTPPDTPPAMKNATSSKQLPLEPESPSGQVGPRPAPPQEESPSSEAKSRGPTPPATGPRDARPPRRSSQPSPTAVPASNSPPIKQEVKKAGERHKLAKERREERAKYLAAKKAVWLEKEEKAKALREKQLQERRRRLEEQRLKAEQRRAALEERQRQKLEKNKERYEAAIQRSVKKTWAEIRQQRWSWAGALHHSSPGHKTSGSRCSVSAVNLPKHVDSIINKRLSKSSATLWNSPSRNRSLQLSAWESSIVDRLMTPTLSFLARSRSAVTLPRNGRDQAVPVCPRSASASPLTPCSAPRSVHRCAPAGERGERRKPSAGGSPAQVRRRPEASPVQKKEKKDKERENEKEKSALARERSLKKRQSLPASPRARLSASTASELSPKSKARPSSPSTYWHRPASPCLSPGPGHTLPPKPPSPRGTTASPKGRVRRKEEAKESPSAAGPEDKSQSKRRASDEKESAAPASPAPSPAPSPTPAPPQKEQPPAETPTAPAPPVTPSKPMAGTTDREEATRLLAEKRRQAREQREREEQERRLQAERDKRMREEQLAREAEARAEREAEARRREEQEAREKAQAEQEEQERLQKQKEEAEARSREEAERQRLEREKHFQQQEQERQERRKRLEEIMKRTRKSEVSETKKQDSKEANANGSSPEPVKAVEARSPGLQKEAVQKEEPTPQEPQWSLPSKELPGSLVNGLQPLPAHQENGFSTKGPSGDKSLSRTPEALLPFAEAEAFLKKAVVQSPQVTEVL from the exons CTGTGGTCATCAGGACGCCCCCAGAGCCAAGACCTTCTCCAGAAGGTGACCcttcccccccaccaccaccgATGTCAGCCCTGGTCCCCGACACTCCCCCGGACACCCCTCCTGCCATGAAGAATGCCACTAGCTCTAAGCAGCTCCCACTGGAACCAGAGAGCCCCTCAGGGCAGGTCGGGCCTAGGCCAGCCCCCCCGCAGGAAGAGTCCCCTTCCTCTGAAGCAAAGAGCAGAGGACCCACCCCACCAGCCACGGGCCCACGGGATGCCAGACCTCCTCGAAGGAGCAGCCAGCCATCTCCAACAGCAGTGCCAGCCTCCAACAGCCCTCCCATCAAGCAAG AGGTGAAGAAGGCAGGAGAGAGACACAAGCTGGCAAAGGAGCGGCGAGAAGAGCGGGCCAAGTACCTGG CGGCCAAGAAGGCAGTGTGGctggaaaaggaggagaaggcCAAGGCGCTGCGGGAGAAGCAGCTCCAGGAGCGCCGGCGCCGGCTGGAAGAGCAACGTCTTAAAGCCGAGCAACGCCGTGCAGCCCTGGAGGAACGGCAGCGGCAGAAGCTCGAGAAAAACAAG GAGCGCTATGAAGCAGCCATCCAACGGTCAGTGAAGAAGACGTGGGCCGAAATCCGGCAGCAGCGCTGGTCCTGGGCAGGGGCCCTGCACCACAGCTCTCCAGGACATAAGACCA GTGGGAGCAGGTGCTCCGTGTCGGCAGTTAACCTGCCCAAACACGTGGACTCTATAATCAACAAGCGGCTCTCAAAGTCCTCTGCCACGCTCTGGAACTCCCCCAGTAGAA ATCGCAGCCTGCAGCTGAGTGCATGGGAGAGCAGCATCGTGGATCGTCTGATGACGCCCACCCTCTCCTTCCTTGCTCGGAGTCGCAGCGCGGTCACACTGCCCCGCAATGGCCGGGACCAGG CCGTGCCGGTGTGCCCGCGCTCGGCCTCCGCCAGCCCCCTGACGCCGTGCAGCGCCCCCCGAAGCGTGCACCGCTGCGCCCCCGCCGGTGAGCGCGGGGAGCGCCGCAAGCCCAGCGCCGGGGGCAGCCCCGCTCAGGTGCGCCGCCGGCCGGAGGCCTCGCCG GtgcagaaaaaggagaagaaggacaAGGAGCGGGAAAACGAGAAGGAGAAGAGTGCCCTAGCCCGGGAGCGCAGCCTCAAGAAGCGCCAGTCGCTGCCTGCCTCCCCACGCGCCCGCCTCTCCGCCAGCACAGCCTCTGAGCTCAG CCCCAAATCCAAGGCCCGGCCATCCTCTCCCTCCACATACTGGCACAGGCCTgcctccccctgcctcagcccaggGCCAGGCCACACTCTGCCTCCAAAGCCACCGTCCCCGCGAGGCACCACTGCATCCCCCAAGGGGCGGGTTCGGAGGAAGGAGGAGGCAAAGGAGAGCCCCAGCGCCGCAGGGCCTGAGGACAAGAGCCAGAGCAAGCGCAGGGCCAGTGACGAGAAGGAGTCAGCAGCCCCAGCCTCACCGGCACCTTCGCCGGCGCCCTCGCCCACCCCAGCCCCGCCCCAGAAGGAGCAGCCCCCCGCGGAGACCCCTACAG cccctgctccccCGGTGACCCCTAGCAAACCAATGGCCGGCACCACAGACCGAGAAGAAGCCACTCGGCTCTTGGCTGAGAAGCGGCGCCAGGCCCGGGAGCAGCGGGAGCGCGAGGAACAGGAGCGGAGGCTGCAGGCAGAAAGGGACAA GCGAATGCGAGAGGAGCAGCTGGCACGGGAGGCCGAGGCCCGGGCGGAGCGGGAGGCGGAGGCCCGGAGGCGGGAGGAGCAGGAGGCACGAGAGAAGGCGCAGGCCgagcaggaggagcaggagcGGCTGCAGAAGCAG AAAGAGGAGGCCGAAGCTCGGTCACGGGAAGAGGCGGAGCGGCAGCGTCTGGAGCGGGAAAAGCACTTccagcagcaggagcaggagcGGCAAGAGCGCAGAAAG CGTCTGGAGGAGATCATGAAGAGGACTCGGAAGTCAGAAGTTTCTGAAACCAAG AAGCAGGACAGCAAGGAGGCCAATGCCAACGGTTCCAGCCCAG AGCCTGTGAAAGCTGTGGAGGCTCGGTCCCCAGGGCTGCAGAAGGAGGCTGTGCAGAAAGAGGAGCCCACCCCACAGGAGCCTCAGTGGAG TCTCCCAAGCAAGGAGTTGCCAGGGTCCCTGGTGAATGGCCTGCAGCCTCTCCCAGCACACCAGGAGAATGGCTTCTCCACCAAGGGACCCTCTGGGGACAAGAGTCTGAGCCGAACACCAGAGGCACTCCTGCCCTTTGCAGAGGCAGAAGCCTTCCTCAAGAAAGCTGTGGTGCAGTCCCCACAGGTCACAG AAGTCCTTTAA
- the MAP7D1 gene encoding MAP7 domain-containing protein 1 isoform X2 has translation MESGPRAELGAGAPPAVVIRTPPEPRPSPEGDPSPPPPPMSALVPDTPPDTPPAMKNATSSKQLPLEPESPSGQVGPRPAPPQEESPSSEAKSRGPTPPATGPRDARPPRRSSQPSPTAVPASNSPPIKQEVKKAGERHKLAKERREERAKYLAAKKAVWLEKEEKAKALREKQLQERRRRLEEQRLKAEQRRAALEERQRQKLEKNKERYEAAIQRSVKKTWAEIRQQRWSWAGALHHSSPGHKTSGSRCSVSAVNLPKHVDSIINKRLSKSSATLWNSPSRNRSLQLSAWESSIVDRLMTPTLSFLARSRSAVTLPRNGRDQGRGCDPGRGPTWGRAGASLARGPQPDRTHPSAAVPVCPRSASASPLTPCSAPRSVHRCAPAGERGERRKPSAGGSPAQVRRRPEASPVQKKEKKDKERENEKEKSALARERSLKKRQSLPASPRARLSASTASELSPKSKARPSSPSTYWHRPASPCLSPGPGHTLPPKPPSPRGTTASPKGRVRRKEEAKESPSAAGPEDKSQSKRRASDEKESAAPASPAPSPAPSPTPAPPQKEQPPAETPTDAALLTSPPAPAPPVTPSKPMAGTTDREEATRLLAEKRRQAREQREREEQERRLQAERDKRMREEQLAREAEARAEREAEARRREEQEAREKAQAEQEEQERLQKQKEEAEARSREEAERQRLEREKHFQQQEQERQERRKRLEEIMKRTRKSEVSETKKQDSKEANANGSSPEPVKAVEARSPGLQKEAVQKEEPTPQEPQWSLPSKELPGSLVNGLQPLPAHQENGFSTKGPSGDKSLSRTPEALLPFAEAEAFLKKAVVQSPQVTEVL, from the exons CTGTGGTCATCAGGACGCCCCCAGAGCCAAGACCTTCTCCAGAAGGTGACCcttcccccccaccaccaccgATGTCAGCCCTGGTCCCCGACACTCCCCCGGACACCCCTCCTGCCATGAAGAATGCCACTAGCTCTAAGCAGCTCCCACTGGAACCAGAGAGCCCCTCAGGGCAGGTCGGGCCTAGGCCAGCCCCCCCGCAGGAAGAGTCCCCTTCCTCTGAAGCAAAGAGCAGAGGACCCACCCCACCAGCCACGGGCCCACGGGATGCCAGACCTCCTCGAAGGAGCAGCCAGCCATCTCCAACAGCAGTGCCAGCCTCCAACAGCCCTCCCATCAAGCAAG AGGTGAAGAAGGCAGGAGAGAGACACAAGCTGGCAAAGGAGCGGCGAGAAGAGCGGGCCAAGTACCTGG CGGCCAAGAAGGCAGTGTGGctggaaaaggaggagaaggcCAAGGCGCTGCGGGAGAAGCAGCTCCAGGAGCGCCGGCGCCGGCTGGAAGAGCAACGTCTTAAAGCCGAGCAACGCCGTGCAGCCCTGGAGGAACGGCAGCGGCAGAAGCTCGAGAAAAACAAG GAGCGCTATGAAGCAGCCATCCAACGGTCAGTGAAGAAGACGTGGGCCGAAATCCGGCAGCAGCGCTGGTCCTGGGCAGGGGCCCTGCACCACAGCTCTCCAGGACATAAGACCA GTGGGAGCAGGTGCTCCGTGTCGGCAGTTAACCTGCCCAAACACGTGGACTCTATAATCAACAAGCGGCTCTCAAAGTCCTCTGCCACGCTCTGGAACTCCCCCAGTAGAA ATCGCAGCCTGCAGCTGAGTGCATGGGAGAGCAGCATCGTGGATCGTCTGATGACGCCCACCCTCTCCTTCCTTGCTCGGAGTCGCAGCGCGGTCACACTGCCCCGCAATGGCCGGGACCAGGGTAGGGGCTGCGACCCTGGGAGAGGCCCCACGTGGGGCCGGGCAGGGGCCAGCCTGGCGCGCGGGCCGCAACCCGACCGCACTCATCCCTCTGCAGCCGTGCCGGTGTGCCCGCGCTCGGCCTCCGCCAGCCCCCTGACGCCGTGCAGCGCCCCCCGAAGCGTGCACCGCTGCGCCCCCGCCGGTGAGCGCGGGGAGCGCCGCAAGCCCAGCGCCGGGGGCAGCCCCGCTCAGGTGCGCCGCCGGCCGGAGGCCTCGCCG GtgcagaaaaaggagaagaaggacaAGGAGCGGGAAAACGAGAAGGAGAAGAGTGCCCTAGCCCGGGAGCGCAGCCTCAAGAAGCGCCAGTCGCTGCCTGCCTCCCCACGCGCCCGCCTCTCCGCCAGCACAGCCTCTGAGCTCAG CCCCAAATCCAAGGCCCGGCCATCCTCTCCCTCCACATACTGGCACAGGCCTgcctccccctgcctcagcccaggGCCAGGCCACACTCTGCCTCCAAAGCCACCGTCCCCGCGAGGCACCACTGCATCCCCCAAGGGGCGGGTTCGGAGGAAGGAGGAGGCAAAGGAGAGCCCCAGCGCCGCAGGGCCTGAGGACAAGAGCCAGAGCAAGCGCAGGGCCAGTGACGAGAAGGAGTCAGCAGCCCCAGCCTCACCGGCACCTTCGCCGGCGCCCTCGCCCACCCCAGCCCCGCCCCAGAAGGAGCAGCCCCCCGCGGAGACCCCTACAG ATGCTGCTCTCTTGacctcacccccagcccctgctccccCGGTGACCCCTAGCAAACCAATGGCCGGCACCACAGACCGAGAAGAAGCCACTCGGCTCTTGGCTGAGAAGCGGCGCCAGGCCCGGGAGCAGCGGGAGCGCGAGGAACAGGAGCGGAGGCTGCAGGCAGAAAGGGACAA GCGAATGCGAGAGGAGCAGCTGGCACGGGAGGCCGAGGCCCGGGCGGAGCGGGAGGCGGAGGCCCGGAGGCGGGAGGAGCAGGAGGCACGAGAGAAGGCGCAGGCCgagcaggaggagcaggagcGGCTGCAGAAGCAG AAAGAGGAGGCCGAAGCTCGGTCACGGGAAGAGGCGGAGCGGCAGCGTCTGGAGCGGGAAAAGCACTTccagcagcaggagcaggagcGGCAAGAGCGCAGAAAG CGTCTGGAGGAGATCATGAAGAGGACTCGGAAGTCAGAAGTTTCTGAAACCAAG AAGCAGGACAGCAAGGAGGCCAATGCCAACGGTTCCAGCCCAG AGCCTGTGAAAGCTGTGGAGGCTCGGTCCCCAGGGCTGCAGAAGGAGGCTGTGCAGAAAGAGGAGCCCACCCCACAGGAGCCTCAGTGGAG TCTCCCAAGCAAGGAGTTGCCAGGGTCCCTGGTGAATGGCCTGCAGCCTCTCCCAGCACACCAGGAGAATGGCTTCTCCACCAAGGGACCCTCTGGGGACAAGAGTCTGAGCCGAACACCAGAGGCACTCCTGCCCTTTGCAGAGGCAGAAGCCTTCCTCAAGAAAGCTGTGGTGCAGTCCCCACAGGTCACAG AAGTCCTTTAA
- the MAP7D1 gene encoding MAP7 domain-containing protein 1 isoform X8, which translates to MESGPRAELGAGAPPAVVIRTPPEPRPSPEGDPSPPPPPMSALVPDTPPDTPPAMKNATSSKQLPLEPESPSGQVGPRPAPPQEESPSSEAKSRGPTPPATGPRDARPPRRSSQPSPTAVPASNSPPIKQEVKKAGERHKLAKERREERAKYLAAKKAVWLEKEEKAKALREKQLQERRRRLEEQRLKAEQRRAALEERQRQKLEKNKERYEAAIQRSVKKTWAEIRQQRWSWAGALHHSSPGHKTNRSLQLSAWESSIVDRLMTPTLSFLARSRSAVTLPRNGRDQGRGCDPGRGPTWGRAGASLARGPQPDRTHPSAAVPVCPRSASASPLTPCSAPRSVHRCAPAGERGERRKPSAGGSPAQVRRRPEASPVQKKEKKDKERENEKEKSALARERSLKKRQSLPASPRARLSASTASELSPKSKARPSSPSTYWHRPASPCLSPGPGHTLPPKPPSPRGTTASPKGRVRRKEEAKESPSAAGPEDKSQSKRRASDEKESAAPASPAPSPAPSPTPAPPQKEQPPAETPTDAALLTSPPAPAPPVTPSKPMAGTTDREEATRLLAEKRRQAREQREREEQERRLQAERDKRMREEQLAREAEARAEREAEARRREEQEAREKAQAEQEEQERLQKQKEEAEARSREEAERQRLEREKHFQQQEQERQERRKRLEEIMKRTRKSEVSETKKQDSKEANANGSSPEPVKAVEARSPGLQKEAVQKEEPTPQEPQWSLPSKELPGSLVNGLQPLPAHQENGFSTKGPSGDKSLSRTPEALLPFAEAEAFLKKAVVQSPQVTEVL; encoded by the exons CTGTGGTCATCAGGACGCCCCCAGAGCCAAGACCTTCTCCAGAAGGTGACCcttcccccccaccaccaccgATGTCAGCCCTGGTCCCCGACACTCCCCCGGACACCCCTCCTGCCATGAAGAATGCCACTAGCTCTAAGCAGCTCCCACTGGAACCAGAGAGCCCCTCAGGGCAGGTCGGGCCTAGGCCAGCCCCCCCGCAGGAAGAGTCCCCTTCCTCTGAAGCAAAGAGCAGAGGACCCACCCCACCAGCCACGGGCCCACGGGATGCCAGACCTCCTCGAAGGAGCAGCCAGCCATCTCCAACAGCAGTGCCAGCCTCCAACAGCCCTCCCATCAAGCAAG AGGTGAAGAAGGCAGGAGAGAGACACAAGCTGGCAAAGGAGCGGCGAGAAGAGCGGGCCAAGTACCTGG CGGCCAAGAAGGCAGTGTGGctggaaaaggaggagaaggcCAAGGCGCTGCGGGAGAAGCAGCTCCAGGAGCGCCGGCGCCGGCTGGAAGAGCAACGTCTTAAAGCCGAGCAACGCCGTGCAGCCCTGGAGGAACGGCAGCGGCAGAAGCTCGAGAAAAACAAG GAGCGCTATGAAGCAGCCATCCAACGGTCAGTGAAGAAGACGTGGGCCGAAATCCGGCAGCAGCGCTGGTCCTGGGCAGGGGCCCTGCACCACAGCTCTCCAGGACATAAGACCA ATCGCAGCCTGCAGCTGAGTGCATGGGAGAGCAGCATCGTGGATCGTCTGATGACGCCCACCCTCTCCTTCCTTGCTCGGAGTCGCAGCGCGGTCACACTGCCCCGCAATGGCCGGGACCAGGGTAGGGGCTGCGACCCTGGGAGAGGCCCCACGTGGGGCCGGGCAGGGGCCAGCCTGGCGCGCGGGCCGCAACCCGACCGCACTCATCCCTCTGCAGCCGTGCCGGTGTGCCCGCGCTCGGCCTCCGCCAGCCCCCTGACGCCGTGCAGCGCCCCCCGAAGCGTGCACCGCTGCGCCCCCGCCGGTGAGCGCGGGGAGCGCCGCAAGCCCAGCGCCGGGGGCAGCCCCGCTCAGGTGCGCCGCCGGCCGGAGGCCTCGCCG GtgcagaaaaaggagaagaaggacaAGGAGCGGGAAAACGAGAAGGAGAAGAGTGCCCTAGCCCGGGAGCGCAGCCTCAAGAAGCGCCAGTCGCTGCCTGCCTCCCCACGCGCCCGCCTCTCCGCCAGCACAGCCTCTGAGCTCAG CCCCAAATCCAAGGCCCGGCCATCCTCTCCCTCCACATACTGGCACAGGCCTgcctccccctgcctcagcccaggGCCAGGCCACACTCTGCCTCCAAAGCCACCGTCCCCGCGAGGCACCACTGCATCCCCCAAGGGGCGGGTTCGGAGGAAGGAGGAGGCAAAGGAGAGCCCCAGCGCCGCAGGGCCTGAGGACAAGAGCCAGAGCAAGCGCAGGGCCAGTGACGAGAAGGAGTCAGCAGCCCCAGCCTCACCGGCACCTTCGCCGGCGCCCTCGCCCACCCCAGCCCCGCCCCAGAAGGAGCAGCCCCCCGCGGAGACCCCTACAG ATGCTGCTCTCTTGacctcacccccagcccctgctccccCGGTGACCCCTAGCAAACCAATGGCCGGCACCACAGACCGAGAAGAAGCCACTCGGCTCTTGGCTGAGAAGCGGCGCCAGGCCCGGGAGCAGCGGGAGCGCGAGGAACAGGAGCGGAGGCTGCAGGCAGAAAGGGACAA GCGAATGCGAGAGGAGCAGCTGGCACGGGAGGCCGAGGCCCGGGCGGAGCGGGAGGCGGAGGCCCGGAGGCGGGAGGAGCAGGAGGCACGAGAGAAGGCGCAGGCCgagcaggaggagcaggagcGGCTGCAGAAGCAG AAAGAGGAGGCCGAAGCTCGGTCACGGGAAGAGGCGGAGCGGCAGCGTCTGGAGCGGGAAAAGCACTTccagcagcaggagcaggagcGGCAAGAGCGCAGAAAG CGTCTGGAGGAGATCATGAAGAGGACTCGGAAGTCAGAAGTTTCTGAAACCAAG AAGCAGGACAGCAAGGAGGCCAATGCCAACGGTTCCAGCCCAG AGCCTGTGAAAGCTGTGGAGGCTCGGTCCCCAGGGCTGCAGAAGGAGGCTGTGCAGAAAGAGGAGCCCACCCCACAGGAGCCTCAGTGGAG TCTCCCAAGCAAGGAGTTGCCAGGGTCCCTGGTGAATGGCCTGCAGCCTCTCCCAGCACACCAGGAGAATGGCTTCTCCACCAAGGGACCCTCTGGGGACAAGAGTCTGAGCCGAACACCAGAGGCACTCCTGCCCTTTGCAGAGGCAGAAGCCTTCCTCAAGAAAGCTGTGGTGCAGTCCCCACAGGTCACAG AAGTCCTTTAA